One part of the Xanthocytophaga agilis genome encodes these proteins:
- a CDS encoding DUF421 domain-containing protein, which yields MADLLPIVWQSLAVYLFIILAIRLFGKTELAQLSVVDLVFILLISNAVQNAMVGSNNSLSGGLVAAGTLFIANFVLKFVLFRFRSVSKFVEGESIMLVYNGQVKKQNLQKAHLTLDELEAAAREHGVSSLAEVNLAVLEVDGNISILSDNFKYQSRRKRKHNTFNQMS from the coding sequence ATGGCGGACTTATTGCCTATTGTATGGCAGTCTCTGGCAGTTTATCTATTTATCATTCTGGCAATTCGTCTGTTTGGGAAAACAGAACTGGCACAATTATCTGTTGTCGATCTGGTATTTATTCTTCTGATCAGCAATGCAGTGCAAAATGCCATGGTTGGAAGCAATAATTCATTAAGTGGAGGGCTGGTTGCTGCGGGTACGCTGTTTATTGCTAATTTTGTTTTAAAGTTTGTTTTATTCCGGTTTCGGTCTGTAAGTAAATTTGTCGAAGGGGAGTCAATTATGCTGGTGTACAATGGTCAGGTTAAGAAGCAGAATTTACAAAAAGCGCATCTGACTTTAGACGAATTAGAGGCTGCTGCCCGAGAGCATGGAGTGTCAAGCCTGGCAGAAGTGAATCTGGCTGTTCTGGAAGTAGATGGCAACATCAGTATTTTGTCTGATAATTTCAAATATCAGTCCCGGCGTAAACGAAAACACAATACCTTTAACCAGATGTCGTAA
- a CDS encoding NifU family protein, with protein MMQDTLDARVELALNSIRPYLEADGGNVRIIEITDEKVLRLEMLGNCGSCPMSAMTLKAGVEEAIKRAVPEITGVEAINVTLLD; from the coding sequence ATGATGCAAGATACATTAGACGCACGGGTAGAGCTGGCTTTAAACTCGATCCGACCTTATTTAGAAGCTGATGGTGGTAATGTTCGTATAATCGAAATTACTGACGAGAAAGTATTGCGGCTGGAAATGTTAGGTAATTGTGGGTCCTGTCCTATGTCAGCGATGACATTAAAAGCAGGAGTAGAAGAAGCAATTAAACGCGCTGTACCTGAAATTACAGGTGTAGAAGCAATAAATGTAACACTACTTGACTAA
- a CDS encoding Mrp/NBP35 family ATP-binding protein, with translation MGSMTITKEIILEALSTVQEPDLKRDLVSLNMIQDVEFGINQVRFTVVLTTPACPLKEKIRKDCEDAIKKAVGEDIDVQIKMIADVTSTRLNGPVLPGVKNIIAIASGKGGVGKSTVTSNLAIALYKLGAKVGLIDADIYGPSVPTMFDTEDMKPQVTQKNGKNYIMPVHQYGIKLLSMGFLTGKADEAVVWRGPMASSALKQFITDVEWGELDYLLIDLPPGTSDIHLTLVQTVPVTGAIIVTTPQKVALADARRGLSMFKQPAINVPVLGVVENMAYFTPAELPDNKYYIFGKDGGRQLAEQYDVPLLGQIPLVQSIRESGDAGKPVVMTDQVSGQAFRDLAETLAQQVSIRNATLDKTKPVEIRV, from the coding sequence ATGGGAAGCATGACCATTACCAAAGAAATAATACTAGAGGCATTGAGTACAGTGCAGGAGCCTGACTTGAAACGCGACCTGGTGTCTCTAAACATGATTCAGGATGTTGAATTTGGAATCAATCAGGTTCGTTTTACAGTAGTATTGACAACACCTGCCTGTCCGCTAAAAGAAAAAATCCGGAAGGATTGTGAAGATGCTATCAAAAAGGCAGTAGGAGAGGATATTGATGTTCAAATCAAAATGATTGCAGATGTAACTTCTACACGATTGAATGGTCCTGTATTACCTGGGGTAAAAAACATTATTGCGATTGCATCTGGTAAAGGAGGTGTAGGTAAGTCTACAGTTACCTCTAATCTGGCTATTGCCTTGTATAAGCTTGGTGCCAAGGTAGGTCTAATTGATGCTGATATTTATGGCCCTTCTGTACCAACTATGTTTGATACAGAAGATATGAAACCGCAGGTTACTCAGAAAAATGGCAAAAACTATATTATGCCTGTTCATCAGTATGGTATAAAGCTGCTATCAATGGGTTTTTTAACTGGAAAAGCAGATGAAGCGGTTGTATGGCGTGGACCTATGGCAAGTTCTGCCCTGAAGCAGTTTATTACTGATGTAGAATGGGGTGAACTGGACTATCTGTTAATTGATCTTCCTCCCGGAACCAGTGATATACACCTGACACTAGTACAGACAGTACCAGTTACGGGAGCTATTATTGTAACTACTCCACAGAAAGTTGCTCTGGCTGATGCTCGTAGAGGATTGTCTATGTTCAAACAACCTGCTATCAATGTACCTGTATTAGGAGTTGTAGAGAATATGGCTTATTTTACGCCTGCTGAGCTACCTGATAATAAGTATTATATCTTTGGCAAGGATGGAGGCCGACAACTGGCTGAACAATATGATGTTCCATTACTGGGACAAATTCCGTTGGTGCAGAGCATCCGGGAATCCGGAGATGCTGGCAAACCAGTTGTTATGACAGACCAGGTGTCTGGACAGGCATTTCGGGATCTGGCAGAAACACTTGCACAGCAGGTATCTATCCGCAATGCAACGTTAGATAAAACAAAGCCTGTGGAAATCAGAGTGTAA
- the dnaG gene encoding DNA primase, with amino-acid sequence MRIPNELVQQIQQAADVLDVVGDYVSLKKRGSNWIACCPFHNEKTPSFAVSPAKGIYKCFGCGKSGDPVKFVMDIEGVSFAEALRHLARKYNIEIPEVEYTPEETQRQNEIDSLYIALNFAKDFFKQQLQTPDGQAIGLSYFKERDLRDGTIDAFDLGYSSSAWDAFTKEALSKHYNLDILQKAGLTIVNDKGRQYDRFRDRVIFPIHNLSGRVIAFGARIMTNDKNQPKYLNSPETEVYHKSRILYGIYQAKNAIRQVDNCYLAEGYMDVISLHQAGIQNVVASSGTSLTKEQIQLISRFTKNVTMLYDGDAAGIKASIRGTDLVLEEGLNVKIVIFPDNDDPDSYVRKVGSVAFQEFVKNNSQDFITFKVKLYSKEIQNDPYRKSEVIKEMVASNVKIPDPIQRSVFRRQIAHLLDVDEQTLITEENFLIKKERVDYQKRTEKQQTPPPDSYPPESYHSFEDQLPEGVSFAPEETYAVETGSKVTDHSRSSMSYREEGVIRLILHYGDQVLEGTEDTVCDFVMRELEDIAFQTPLYQQVLDIFRSEWMNGRILKSEDFLRHPDPQIQDMTITMLTEKYTISDNWFNKFDIRVAHESDNLLEETYNQVLRLKQEVVRDKIAENFKAIQATKDINQQLQLLRVQKQYKEIERQIANILGNVIR; translated from the coding sequence ATGCGGATACCGAATGAACTTGTGCAGCAAATCCAGCAGGCAGCAGATGTGCTGGATGTAGTAGGAGATTATGTTTCGCTAAAAAAGAGAGGAAGCAACTGGATTGCCTGTTGCCCGTTTCATAATGAGAAAACCCCTTCATTTGCCGTATCTCCTGCAAAAGGTATCTATAAGTGTTTTGGTTGTGGCAAATCAGGTGATCCTGTCAAGTTTGTCATGGACATTGAGGGGGTAAGTTTTGCAGAAGCCCTACGACATCTTGCTCGAAAATATAACATCGAAATCCCTGAAGTTGAGTATACTCCTGAAGAAACCCAGCGACAAAATGAAATAGATAGCTTGTATATCGCATTAAATTTTGCCAAGGACTTTTTTAAACAGCAACTACAAACACCGGATGGGCAGGCTATTGGTCTGTCGTATTTCAAAGAACGTGATCTGCGAGATGGAACTATTGATGCATTTGATCTGGGTTATAGTTCATCTGCCTGGGATGCCTTTACAAAAGAAGCGTTAAGCAAACACTATAATCTGGATATCCTCCAAAAGGCAGGTCTGACTATTGTCAATGACAAAGGGAGACAATACGATAGATTCCGGGATCGGGTAATTTTCCCAATTCATAATTTGTCAGGTCGAGTAATCGCATTCGGTGCCCGGATCATGACCAATGATAAGAATCAGCCCAAATACCTGAACTCTCCCGAAACAGAAGTCTATCACAAAAGTCGCATCCTGTATGGCATCTATCAGGCCAAAAATGCCATTCGTCAGGTTGATAACTGCTATCTGGCTGAAGGATATATGGATGTTATTTCCCTGCACCAGGCAGGTATCCAAAATGTTGTGGCATCATCAGGGACATCCTTGACAAAAGAACAGATTCAGTTAATCAGCCGATTCACCAAAAATGTTACGATGCTGTATGATGGTGATGCAGCTGGTATCAAAGCCTCTATACGCGGAACTGATCTGGTACTGGAAGAAGGGCTGAATGTAAAGATTGTTATCTTCCCGGATAATGATGATCCGGATAGCTACGTCCGTAAAGTGGGATCTGTAGCGTTTCAGGAGTTTGTCAAAAATAACAGTCAGGACTTTATCACGTTTAAAGTCAAACTCTATTCCAAAGAAATTCAGAATGATCCATATCGGAAGTCAGAGGTTATTAAGGAGATGGTAGCCAGCAATGTTAAGATTCCAGATCCTATTCAACGTTCTGTATTTCGCCGACAAATTGCCCATTTGCTGGATGTAGACGAACAAACCCTGATCACAGAAGAAAACTTTCTGATCAAGAAGGAAAGAGTAGATTATCAGAAGCGTACAGAAAAACAGCAGACACCGCCCCCTGACTCTTATCCTCCTGAATCGTATCATTCATTTGAAGATCAGTTACCAGAAGGTGTTTCATTTGCACCAGAAGAAACCTATGCGGTTGAAACTGGAAGTAAAGTAACGGATCATAGTCGCTCATCTATGAGTTATCGGGAAGAAGGGGTGATTCGGTTGATACTTCATTATGGCGATCAGGTATTGGAAGGTACTGAAGATACTGTATGTGATTTTGTAATGAGAGAGCTAGAGGATATTGCGTTTCAAACGCCTCTTTATCAACAGGTACTGGATATATTTCGGTCTGAGTGGATGAATGGTCGAATTTTGAAAAGTGAAGATTTTCTACGACATCCAGATCCTCAGATACAGGATATGACGATTACAATGCTAACTGAAAAATATACTATCAGTGATAACTGGTTTAATAAATTTGATATTCGAGTAGCACACGAAAGTGATAACCTGCTGGAAGAAACCTATAACCAGGTATTGCGCCTGAAACAGGAAGTGGTACGGGATAAAATTGCAGAAAATTTCAAGGCCATTCAGGCTACCAAAGATATAAATCAACAACTGCAATTGCTTCGTGTTCAGAAACAATACAAAGAAATCGAAAGGCAGATTGCCAACATTTTAGGTAATGTAATACGTTAA
- a CDS encoding rhomboid family intramembrane serine protease, with translation MDITFSLTLVFIIITVLASLYAWQRPDIMEKWMMNPYRVAHRKEYSRFITSGFIHQDGMHLLFNMIALFSFGVQMEEKVFSVLYPGAGLTLFGILYIVGIIVSDIPTYLKYKNYSYYNSLGASGGVSAVVFAFILFNPQAKLGFMFIPIPIPAFLFGALYMLYSVYMSKRGGDHINHDAHLWGALFGIVFSVIVYPPVVNLFMSQILGGSI, from the coding sequence ATGGATATTACATTTTCGCTTACTCTTGTTTTTATTATAATTACTGTACTGGCCTCTTTATATGCATGGCAGCGTCCTGATATAATGGAAAAGTGGATGATGAATCCGTATAGGGTAGCACATCGAAAAGAATATAGTCGTTTTATAACATCCGGATTTATCCACCAGGATGGTATGCACCTGTTGTTTAATATGATAGCATTGTTCTCATTTGGTGTACAGATGGAAGAAAAAGTCTTCTCTGTTTTATATCCAGGTGCGGGGCTTACATTGTTTGGAATACTATATATAGTTGGAATCATTGTTTCGGATATACCCACCTATCTGAAATATAAGAACTATTCCTATTATAACTCGCTGGGCGCGTCTGGAGGGGTATCTGCTGTAGTTTTTGCATTTATTTTATTTAACCCTCAAGCTAAGCTGGGATTCATGTTTATTCCAATTCCAATACCAGCATTTTTATTTGGTGCTTTATACATGCTTTATTCTGTATATATGTCAAAAAGAGGAGGCGACCATATTAACCATGATGCTCACTTATGGGGGGCTTTGTTTGGAATTGTGTTTAGTGTAATCGTTTATCCTCCTGTCGTAAATTTATTTATGAGTCAGATTTTAGGAGGAAGTATTTAG